The Carassius auratus strain Wakin chromosome 27, ASM336829v1, whole genome shotgun sequence genome includes a region encoding these proteins:
- the LOC113045824 gene encoding ras-related protein Rab-6B-like has translation MSMGSDFGNPLRKFKLVFLGEQSVGKTSLITRFMYDSFDNTYQATIGIDFLSKTMYLEDRTVRLQLWDTAGQERFRSLIPSYIRDSTVAVVVYDVTNVNSFQLTSKWIDDVRTERGSDVIIMLVGNKTDLEEKRQITIEEGEQRAKELNVMFIETSAKTGSNVKQLFRRVAAALPGMESLDDNNKEGMIDIKLDKQPDPPATESRCSC, from the exons ATGTCCATGGGAAGTGACTTTGGGAACCCTTTACGGAAATTCAAACTTGTTTTTTTAGGAGAGCAAAGCG TTGGGAAAACATCGCTGATAACAAGGTTCATGTATGACAGTTTTGACAACACTTATCAG GCAACCATTGGAATTGACTTTTTATCAAAAACCATGTATCTGGAAGACCGAACT GTGAGGTTACAGCTATGGGACACCGCAGGGCAGGAGCGTTTTAGGAGTCTCATCCCGAGCTACATTAGAGACTCCACAGTGGCTGTGGTGGTGTATGATGTCACAA ATGTCAATTCATTCCAGCTAACCTCCAAATGGATCGATGATGTCAGAACAGAGAGGGGAAGTGATGTCATTATCATGCTGGTGGGCAATAAAACAGACCTAGAAGAAAAGAG GCAAATCACTATAGAGGAGGGTGAGCAGCGGGCCAAAGAACTGAATGTGATGTTTATCGAGACTAGTGCAAAGACTGGCAGCAATGTAAAACAG TTGTTTCGGAGAGTGGCTGCTGCTTTGCCCGGAATGGAGAGCCTGGATGATAACAACAAAGAAGGAA TGATTGACATTAAGCTGGACAAACAGCCGGATCCTCCAGCCACTGAAAGTCGGTGCTCCTGTTAG
- the LOC113046461 gene encoding LOW QUALITY PROTEIN: espin-like protein (The sequence of the model RefSeq protein was modified relative to this genomic sequence to represent the inferred CDS: inserted 5 bases in 3 codons; deleted 3 bases in 2 codons; substituted 6 bases at 6 genomic stop codons) produces the protein MKSLPNLVPLQHIWFSLHSRLAKRAGVEQFNTCMWPLQKGQNGIVPLEAPEANLADIDSLIPTQDENGRPIAERKRQVIVRKHQTRLQDIHSRKINCDQYIEMDGXRYSQVHNVILGPSGELLTKDDLVYLEGKIENXSLQKQCQTYELQLAGLAEELRTILPAPIINIIVNTQCQQLPNTEESLPLPVWYNLISNIVKSMSLLLTNHSETNSEDGISKMPNKDLALVFTYHSDRXGSVRGXRQKVQIEIQQSGVSVKNLRPNSEVPKVVLFLSNXKRSAYAISMRAKMNQEXLGLLKEKEXQLQSSSHETGSLYHLYKQRTAIEKMIGNWKRISSGVPSXQIQSLQRKHMTFSPEQFLPLVDSAPVAYNSLTVDLFMLGYFHILEQDLPAKEHKMRHLLCFXAVLREIEAGRRTKWKDAFEDIKMQYFWKRENGISKESV, from the exons ATGAAGTCCCTGCCCAACCTCGTCCCTCTCCAGCATATCTGGTTCTCTCTACATTCACGTCTGGCTAAGAGAGCTGGAGTTGAGCAATTCAACACATGCATGTGGCCTCTACAG AAAGGACAGAATGGAATTGTTCCACTTGAAGCACCGGAGGCAAATCTTGCTGACATTGATTCATTGATCCCAACTCAAGATGAGAACGGGAGGCCCATTGCTGAAAGGAAGAGGCAGGTTATTGTGCGTAAGCATCAGACTCGACTACAGGACATCCACAGCAGAAAA ATCAACTGTGACCAATACATCGAGATGGATGGTTGAAGGTATTCCCAAGTCCACAATGTCATTTTGGGCCCCTCTGGAGAACTGCTTACTAAAGATGACCTGGTTTACTTGGAGGGAAAGATTGAAAA CTCCCTTCAGAAACAATGCCAGACATATGAACTACAGCTTGCTGGACTGGCAGAGGAACTCAGGACCATTCTTCCTGCTCCCATCATTAATATCATCGTCAACACCCAGTGCCAGCAGCTCCCAAACACGGAGGAATCTCTGCCTCTTCCTGTGTGGTACAATCTTATCTCAAATATAGTAAAGAGCATGTCACTTCTCCTGACAAACCACTCAGAAACTAACAGTGAGGATGGGATCAGTAAGATGCCAAACAAAGATCTGGCATTGGTATTCACATACCATTCAGACAGATAAGGTTCAGTCAGGGGATGAAGGCAAAAGGTGCAAATT GAGATCCAGCAATCAGGAGTTTCCGTGAAAAATCTGAGGCCCAACTCTGAGG TGCCAAAAGTTGTCCTCTTTTTGAGCAACTGAAAAAGGTCTGCGTATGCAATATCAATGCGAGCCAAGATGAACCAAGA ATTGGGACTCTTAAAAGAGAAGGAATAACAGCTCCAGTCTTCAAGCCATGAAACCGGATCACTATATCATCTTTACAAGCAAAGAACCGCAATAGAGAAGATGATTGGCAACTGGAAACGCATCTCCTCAGGGGTCCCATCATGACAGATCCAGAGCCTCCAAAGGAAGCACATGACTTTCTCGCCTGAGCAGTTCCTTCCTCTAGTAGACAGTGCTCCTGTTGCTTACAACAGCTTGACTGTTGACTTGTTCATGCTTGGATATTTCCACATTCTTGAGCAAGACCTCCCAGCCAAGGAGCATAAGATGAGGCACCTGCTATGCT GGGCTGTCCTCAGGGAGATTGAGGCTGGGAGACGTACA AAGTGGAAAGATGCTTTTGAGGACATCAAAATGCAATACTTTTGGAAAAGAGAAAATGGGATATCTAAGGAATCCGTCTAA